A single Rhinolophus ferrumequinum isolate MPI-CBG mRhiFer1 chromosome 20, mRhiFer1_v1.p, whole genome shotgun sequence DNA region contains:
- the STEAP4 gene encoding metalloreductase STEAP4, with protein sequence MEKTSTDALPLYTNFSEKQETICIFGTGDFGRSLGLKMLQCGYSVVFGSRNPRMSSLLPSGAEVFSYSEAAQKSDIIILTIHREHYDFLTELTEILSEKILVDVSNNLKINQYPESNAEYLAQLVPRAHVVKAFNTISAWSLQSGAQDASRQVFVCGNDSKAKQRVVDIVRTLGLTPLDQGSLMAANEIENYPLQLFPMWRFPFYLSAALCVFFFFYCVIREVIYPYVYEKKDTTFRMAISIPNRVFPVTALILLALVYLPGVIAAILQLYRGTKFRRFPNWLDHWMLCRKQLGLIALGFAFLHVLYTLVIPIRYYVRWKLQNTSATQATSKKENPFNTSYAWLSDSYVALGILGFFLFVLLGITSLPSVSNMVNWREFRFVQSKLGYLTLILCTAHTLIYGGKRFLSPYILRWYLPSSYVLALIIPCTVLVIKFILILPCIDKTLTRIRQGWERNTKFSKSPLNGKTDI encoded by the exons ATGGAGAAAACTTCTACAGATGCACTTCCTCTTTATACGAATTTTTCGGAAAAGCAAGAGACTATATGTATTTTTGGAACCGGTGATTTTGGAAGATCACTGGGACTTAAAATGCTCCAGTGTGGTTATTCTGTGGTTTTTGGAAGTCGAAACCCACGGATGTCCAGTCTGCTGCCCAGTGGTGCAGAGGTGTTTAGCTATTCAGAAGCGGCTCAGAAATCTGACATCATCATCCTGACAATCCACCGGGAACATTATGACTTTCTGACAGAACTAACTGAGATTCTCAGTGAGAAAATATTGGTCGACGTCAGCAACAACCTCAAAATCAATCAGTACCCAGAATCTAATGCAGAGTACCTTGCTCAGCTGGTGCCAAGAGCCCATGTAGTGAAAGCATTTAACACCATCTCGGCCTGGTCTCTCCAGTCAGGAGCTCAGGATGCAAGTCGGCAG GTGTTTGTCTGCGGAAATGACAGCAAAGCCAAGCAGAGAGTGGTGGATATTGTCCGTACTCTGGGACTGACTCCATTGGATCAAGGATCTCTCATGGCAGccaatgaaattgaaaactacCCCTTGCAACTATTTCCAATGTGGAGGTTCCCCTTCTATTTGTCTGCTGCtttgtgtgtcttcttctttttttactgtGTTATAAGGGAAGTAATCTATCCTTATGTTTATGAAAAGAAAGATACCACGTTTCGCATGGCTATTTCCATTCCAAATCGTGTCTTTCCAGTGACAGCACTCATACTGCTTGCCTTGGTTTACCTCCCTGGTGTTATAGCTGCCATTCTGCAGCTGTACCGAGGTACGAAGTTCCGCCGATTCCCAAACTGGCTTGACCACTGGATGCTTTGCAGAAAGCAGCTTGGCTTGATAGCACTGGGATTTGCCTTCCTTCACGTCCTCTACACACTTGTGATTCCTATTCGTTATTATGTACGATGGAAGTTGCAAAACACATCCGCTACCCAG GCAACATCCaagaaagaaaatccatttaATACCTCTTATGCCTGGCTCAGTGATTCATACGTGGCTTTAGGAATCCTTGGATTTTTCCTGTTTGTGCTTTTGGGGATCACTTCCTTGCCATCAGTTAGCAACATGGTCAACTGGAGAGAGTTCCGATTTGTGCAG TCCAAACTGGGTTATTTGACCCTGATCTTATGCACAGCCCACACTCTGATATACGGCGGAAAGAGATTCCTCAGTCCTTACATTCTCAGATGGTATCTTCCTTCATCCTATGTGTTAGCACTCATCATTCCATGCACTGTGCTGGTGATCAAGTTTATCCTCATACTGCCATGTATAGACAAGACCCTCACAAGGATCCGCCAGGGCTGGGAAAGGAATACGAAATTCTCAAAATCACcattaaatggaaaaacagataTTTAA